tactaagcacttgggagagtacagtattgaaAGAGTACAATTGTACAATAGAAAGATTAATTTATCTTGATATTCAAATTCAAGTATCTTCAATTTCTTGATCAACAtgaccattaatttttttttctatcaaaACAACAATTCTaccaaatgatgcagaagggctaTTTGTCCCTGTATATCTAAAAGAGCTCATTCTCTCCTGTATGCACTaagaaaaaaatccttcctttttctcttttaatCCCACCAGAGGATCAGGCTGCAGTCCTGAAACTGCCCTGCTTACTACTGGGTTCTGCTCCCTTCGTCTTCGTGGGGCAGAAGTCTCTCAGGGTGGCATTCCTGgcctccctccaatcaatcaatcaatcaatcgtatttattgagcgcttactatgtgcagagcactgtactaagcgcttgggaagtacaaattggcaacacatagagacagtccctacccaacagtgggctcacagtctaaaagggggagacagagaacagaaccaaacataccaacaaaataaaataaataggatagaaatgtgcaggtagaatgaataaataaataaataaataaataaataaatagagtaataaatatgtacaaccatatatacatatatacaggtgcagtggggaagggaaggaggtaagatggggggatggaggggggacgagggggagaggaaggaaggtgctcagtctgggaaggcctcctggaggaggtgggctctcagcagggccttgaagggaggaagagagctagcttggcggaggggcagagggagggcattccaggcccgggggatgatgtgggccgggggtcgacagcgggacaggcgagaacgacgtacagtgaggagattagcggtggaggagcagaggttgcgggctgggcagtagaaggagagaagggaggtgaggtaggaaggggcgaggtgatggacagccttgaagcccagggtgaggagtttctgcctgatgcgcagattgattggtagccactggagatttttgaggaggggagtaatatgcccagagcatttctggacaaagataatccgggcagcagcatgaagtatggattgaagtggagagagacacgaggatgggagatcagagagaaggctggtgcagtagtcgagacgggataggatgagagcttgaatgagcagggtagcagtttggatggagaggaaagggaggatcttggcaatgttgcggagctgagaccagcaggttttggtgacggcttggatgtgaggggtgaatgagagagcggagtcgaggatgacaccaaggttgcgggcttgtgagacgggaaggatggtagtgccgtcaacagagatgggaaagtcagggagaggacaaggtttgggagggaagacaaggagctcagtcttcgacatgttgagctttaggtggcgggcagacatccagatggagatgtcctgaaggcaggaggagatgcgagcctggagggagggggagagagcaggggcagcgatgtagatctgggtgtcatcagcgtagagatgatagttgaagccgtgggagcaaatgaggtcaccaagggagtgagtgtagattgagaacagaaggggaccaagcactgaaccttggggaacccccacagtaagaggatgggagggggaggaggagcctgcaaaagagactgagaaagaacgaccggagagataagaggagaaccaggagaggacggagtctgtgaagccaaggtcagatagcgtgttgaggtgaagggggtggtccacagtgtcaaaggcagctgagaggtcgaggaggattaggacagagtatgagccgttggatttggcaagcaggaggtcattggtgacctttgagagcgcagtttccgtggaatgaaggggacggaagccagactggagggggtcgaggagagagttgttgttgaggaattctaggcagcgcgtgtagacaactcgttcaaggagtttggaaaggaatggtaggagggatatgggacgataactagaaggtgaggtggggtcaagagagggtttttttaggatgggagagacatgggcatgtttgaaggcagaggggaaggaaccagtggagagtgagcggttgaagatggaagttaaggaggggagaagggatggagcgagagatttcataagatgagagggaatggggtcagaagcacaggtggccggagtagcacttgagaggagggaggagagttcctctgaggataccgctgggaaggatgggagagtagcagagagtgttgagagccagggggatggagaaagtggggaagagactttggggagttcagacctgatggatttaattttgttaatgaagtaggaggccagatcgttgggggtgagggaaggaggagggggaggaaccgggggcctgagaagggagttgaatgtatggaagagctggcgggggtgatgggcatgggtgtcaataagggaggagaaatagttttgtctggcagaagagagggctgagttaaggcaggaaaggataaacttgaagtgaacgaggttggcatggtgtttagactttcgccagcagcgtttggcagctcgagcataagagcgaaggaggaggacagtggcagtgatccagggctgtgggttagtggtgcgagagcggtgaagggaaaggggagcgagcgagtctagctgagtagaaagggtagagttgagagcagtaatctgatcgtcaagactgggtagagaggagagggcggcgaggtggggtgtgaggcgctccgaaagatgggcggggtccagagagcggagatctctgtgagggagtaatacggatttacaggggaaaggagtgtgagtgaggaggcaggtgagaagattatgatcagagagagggattacagagttggtgagggtggacacagtgcagcggtaggagatgatgaggtcgagggtatgaccaagttggtgagtgggcgaggtggggtggaggaagaggttggcagcatcaaggagagatagaaggcgggcggcagaggagtcgttagggatatccatgtggatattgaagtctccaaggatcagagtgggcatggagaaggagagaaggaaggtgaggaaggggtcaaagtcgttaaagaagttggaagtggggccgggagggcggtagatgacggctacaagaatctggagggggtggtagaggcgaataatgtgggcttcaaaggaagggaaggaaagggaagggggaggagggatagtgcgaaagcgacattgaggggcgagaaggaaaccgacacctcctccttttccggtgagtctgggggagtgggagaagaagaggcctgcactgcagagagcagcagaagtgactgtgtcgtccggcgacagccatgtttcagttagggcgaggaggagtagagaactggaaaggaaaaggtccaggatgaaaggggtcttacttaaaacggagcgggggttccagaggccacacaggCATGCTCTAGCGATGGAGCTTCCTGATGCGTTCTCTGAACAACTGTGGGCCCCACTGACCCAAGAGAGCAGCAGGCACAACAAAGCTGCTCTTGCACAGAGGAATTAGGTtcatccctctaataataatattaataataataattgtgggatatgttaagtccttactatgggccaaagacTATTCgaggctctgaggtagatacaagatgatcaggtcagacacagttcttttcCCTCATGAGGTTTTCAGGcttagagggagaagaggaatccctaatttgcagttaaggaaacagagacacagaaaagttaagttgagTAGGTTTACCTACTGGAGgtggcctgggtttgaatccaggttcTACCCCTTGCTATGTGATCTGGCACtaggaataataacagtaataataattattaatagaaattaacaaattatttttattaattaacaGCATAACATTATAATATATCATGTTACTAATAGATTGATGCATTTATGTACTACTAATATTTGTATTATACAAAATATACACTGTTGTAATGTTGATTGATATTTTAGTATATAATCGattctaattattaataataacttggtatttgttaagtacttactatggatcaagcactgcactaaatgatgGGCaagatcagattagacacaatccctatcccatatgggtttcacagtctaaataggggggaaaacagatacttaatccccattttacaaatgaggtaattgaggcccagagaagtgaagtggtttccccaaggtaacaggagacaagtgaaagagccaggattagaagccaggtcctttagactaCCTCTACTACTTTTCCTGCCTGAGGCTTTGGCTCAAATGCCCTGACAGTATGGAAGAGGTACAAAGATGACCTTTCTAAACAGGAGGCAACTTTTAATTACGGTAACATTTTAGTTAACGAAACTCAAAAATGCATACTAAAAAGATTCAGGATTCCATCCCCTTGACAActgtggtttttttcccctcaggaaCTGTGAGTCCATCTACATTACAATCAATGATGTCATTTCTGTTGTACCATTCTAGGGAAATTAATCGCCTCCTATGCACTTTGCCGTTTAAGAAATCCATGGAAAAGATAAACAATGTCACGGAATTTGAGCTCTTGGGATTTTCTCAGAACGTAGAAGTACAGAAGGCATGTTTTGTGATATTTTTCCTCTTCTATGTCATCAACCTTGTGGGAAACAGCCTCATCATGCTGACCATCTGTTTTGGAAAACTATACCggtcacccatgtacttcttcctcatcttTCTGTCTCTGATAGACCTTTGCTACTCTTCCTTCACGGCTCCCAAGATGATCAAAGACCTGATCTCGGAGAGAAAAACCATCTCCTTTGAGGGGTGTATGATGCAACTTTTTGGTGTTCATTTCTTTGGTTCCACCGAGATCTTCCTTCTTACAGTGATGGCCTACGATcgttacgtggccatctgcaaacccctccATTATGTGAACATCATGAACTGGTCTGTATGCAACAAAATGCTTGTGGGCACATGGATTGGGGGCATCATCCACTCCATGATTCAGTTGTCCCTGGTTGTCCggctgcccttctgtggccccaatgtgaTCGATCACTATTTTTGCGATGTCCATCCCATGCTGAAACTTGCCTGTGCCAACGCCTATGTCGCCAGTGTTGTAGACATGGCCAATACTGGGACGATCACTCTGGGGCCCTTTCTTATCTTGCTCTACTCTTATACCGTCATACTGTGGTCCCTGAGACATCAGAGCAAAGAAGGACGTCGAAAAGCTCTCTCTACCTGTGTTTCTCACATCATTGTGGTCATCATCTTTTTTGGTCCCTGTGTCTTTATATACATGCGACCGGATGTCACCTTTACAGTAGATAAAATGTTTGCCATATTTTATACCAACATCACCCCCATGTTAAACCCTCtgatctacactctgaggaattCAGTGGTGAAGAATGCCATGAAGAAGTTGTGCAGTAGGAAAGTGGTTTTGCAAAAATAAAGTACTAATCCACAAGGTTGCATTTTGAAGGTCTATTTTGGCTTCAAATATCTGTTAGGTGCCTAGAGTTCAATTCACCTTATAAAGTCCTGCCCATACTTAGCAAtagtgataactgtgatatttgttccacacttaccatgtgccaggtactgtactaagggatggggtggatatgaggagattgggttggacacagtccctaccccacatggtgatcacagtcttaatccccatttacagaagaggaaactgaggcacaaaaaagtgaggtgagttacccaaggtcacacagaagaatttAGGgggactgggatgagaacccaagttcttctgactctaaggtctgtactctatccactacatcacactgcttctctagcaatacCCCCCTTCTTCGTTCTTTTAATTCTCACAATCTTCTAGCACTCCCCATACCCCTAAAGTAAAAGCACAAAGAGAATAAATCCAGCAAACATCCTCAGAACTGCCCCACTACCACGGCATCATGTAACAGCATATTCAAAGGGGATGCAAAGGGACCACAATAGGTATTCAATTTCTTTTATAGTTTCtccatttcatttttattatttggtcTTAAAATCATTTTAGGCCATGGGACCTCTAGTATTCTACCCAGCCAAGAGCACACAGTGCTGTGCAAGACAACAGTGATATGGGGAGAATGACAAGTGGAAGGTAAATTGGCAAATAaagaaaatgaagtgacctgctttatggcattgattaaatAAGGTATTAATTAATCACATTCTATATGTTGAGGACTTGATTCAGTACAAAGTGAACAGACTGTCCCTGATGGGTGTCACAGTCTGAAAGGCAGTtaattatagatgaggaaactgtggcacagagagattaggtgatttacccaaggacacacatcagGACAGTAACAGAACTAGAAGCCAGAACTCCTGATTCTccatcccatgccctttccactaggtgatcATGGTGATCCCATGCTGTCTCCTCTAAAGAACAAGTGACCTTGTCTCAGTCATGATTCAATCAGCTGCAAAAATTGAAAGAGCCAAAATATGCATTCTGGATAGCCCACCCACCAGTAGTGTGtgactctgctgggtgaccttgctgtGTCCCCTTTTTGCATATgaaagaactaaggcacagagacgtgcccaagaccatacagcagacaagggtggaaCTGAGATAAGTATACAGGCtctgtgactcctaagcccatgctctttcggcTAGGCCATTTTGTTATGACAAACAAAGACAAACACAATCATTCCTATATAGAGTTAAATGGTATACAGTATTTAGGTTGTGTATATAATTTTTCCAACTGGCTTTAGTAAACAGCTATTACTATGTATGCAGAATAATACTGTTTATAAATACCAACTTAGGTTACATGCATGACTATGTAAGCATCCATAGAGTTgtgagagttggagaagcagcattgctaagtggaaagagcccgggcttgggactcagaggttatgggttctaatcccagctcggccacttgtcagctgggtgactttggacaagtcacttcacttctctatgcctcagttacctcatctgtaaaatggggatgaagactgtcagccccccgtgggacaacctgattatcttgtaaccaccccagcgtttagaacagtgatttgcacatagtaagtgcttaacaaatgccattattattattattattattactcctaaggAGAATATAAAAATGACAAATTAACCCAGTGCTGGAATTCCACTTCCACTTTTACAAGTATTCAGATAGAGCACCCTGCCATTGTTCAGTGCAGAGAAACATCTACAGAGAGTTCACATGCCGTTACCTGAACCTTCGATGATGAGATTAGAATATGAAGGAGAACTTCTTTGGCAGCAGAGCATCTTTCAAATATCCGTAACATAGAAAAGGCATGATAATCcatgtaagaagcagtgtggcctgatgaataaagcatgggcctgatagtcacaaagcctggattctaatcccaggtccaccacttgtctgctgtgtgaacttggtcaagtcactcatcttctctgtgcctcagttaccttacctacaaaatggggattcactacctattGTCACTCCTAGCCTGGGCATGAgcatagacctgagagtcagccagacctgggttctaatcctcctgcgccacttgtctgctgcgtaaccttgagcaaatcacttcacttctctgtgcttcggttacctcatttgcaaaatggggattatgattgggagccccatgtgggacagggacactgtccaacccaattttcttgtatccaccctagcgctttgtacagtgcctggtacacagtaagtgctcaacaaaacccacaattattttcaagtgcttaatgcagggctctacacacagtgagggctcagcaAATATGAGTGATGTAACTGGGAGGCAATTCAAGCACAGGGGTCAGCTGAGAGAGGTTCAGTCATTTATTCTGACCCCTGAATTAGAGTGAAAAGTCAGgacatctggattctaatcctctaccacttctctgtttGATTGTGGACAGGTCtcttcatttctcagggcctaagtgtcctcatctgtaaaatggggattaaatgcctgatctccttcccttttaaactgtgagcctcatgtgggacagagactgtgtcagtatCAGTGAAAtaggtagaagccagattggttGGAGTCAAGGGGGTAATTTCAGGAGAGGAAGTGGCAGCAGAGGATGTACACAACTCGCCCAAAGAGcttggtttggaaaggaatggtagaagggagatgtgatgctaactggagggaaccatggggtcaagagagtttttttaggataggagagacatgaacatgtttgaaaacagtcgGGAAGGAATCATTGGAGAATGAATGGTTGAAGCTGGTGGTCAGGGAGTGCAGGGGAGATCACTGTCCTCTCAGGAAGTGGTCCTCTCACTTTTACTGTAATCTCTAGGAGATCATGAGTATCAGCAGGGAACCATGTGGGATTCTATGGTCACATcacatttcctgtctcccagtgctTCCATGAGAAGATATTGAGCTCTACTGCCAGGCATCATTTTTACCTTTGGCTAGAGCAGGGAGAGCAGGCTGACCATCACAGCAAGGAACAGCAGATCCCAACTAAGATCAAATAAGAAATAGGGATTCTTTTCTCATTGCTGTAAACCTAAATGTTTTTTAAAGTGTTCTTCTCAATTTTTAAATCCCATCGCCAGCTTGTATGTCATGAGTACTTAGTGgcagaaaataatcataattattataataatactaataaataatacttgtggtatttgctaaacactgactttgtgtcaggcactttaaGAATTGCCGGGCTGTATACAAtgaaatagggttggacccattccctgttccacgtggagctcacagtcttaatccccattttacagatgaggtaatggaggtacagagcagtgaaattacttgtctaaggtcacacacaagacaagtggtgtagccagaattagaacccattaccttctgattcccaggccagtgctctatccactatgcagagaaacagcatagcctaatggaaagagctttggcctaggagtcagagaactgggatctaatcccagatctgccatgtacgtgctgtgtgaccttgggctagtcacttagcttctctacactttagtttcctcatccgtaaaatggggacttaatattTGTTCTCCAATTCCTTTAGATGTGAGTCTCAAGGGAAAGAGAGATTTTGTCCAgactgattatcctgtttccTCTCCAACATTTGGCAAAGTTTTAGGCATGTagtaagtctttaataaataccaccattattattattggacaagatcctgattttttttttaataattgatCTCAACTAGTTTTgtgtcttccttccttttctctgagATCCTTTGAAGCAGATTGGAAGTCCCTCTAGGTAATAAGTCACTGGCTCCTTTAATAGTCTTTAGAGGGTCCTGTGGCAACTTAATAGTTAGTTTGCATTGTCATATAGTCAACTGTGAAGGAGAATCGCTTGGAGTAGACCTTGAGCCAGAGCTAAGAAATGACTTTTT
This genomic stretch from Tachyglossus aculeatus isolate mTacAcu1 chromosome 22, mTacAcu1.pri, whole genome shotgun sequence harbors:
- the LOC119944005 gene encoding olfactory receptor 4S2-like; translated protein: MEKINNVTEFELLGFSQNVEVQKACFVIFFLFYVINLVGNSLIMLTICFGKLYRSPMYFFLIFLSLIDLCYSSFTAPKMIKDLISERKTISFEGCMMQLFGVHFFGSTEIFLLTVMAYDRYVAICKPLHYVNIMNWSVCNKMLVGTWIGGIIHSMIQLSLVVRLPFCGPNVIDHYFCDVHPMLKLACANAYVASVVDMANTGTITLGPFLILLYSYTVILWSLRHQSKEGRRKALSTCVSHIIVVIIFFGPCVFIYMRPDVTFTVDKMFAIFYTNITPMLNPLIYTLRNSVVKNAMKKLCSRKVVLQK